A stretch of Vicia villosa cultivar HV-30 ecotype Madison, WI unplaced genomic scaffold, Vvil1.0 ctg.002339F_1_1, whole genome shotgun sequence DNA encodes these proteins:
- the LOC131638590 gene encoding tropinone reductase homolog At5g06060-like, giving the protein MAETKLSSFKDKRWSLHGMTALVTGGTRGIGHAIVEELAEFGAVVHICARKQQEIDKCLEEWKAKGFCVTGSVCDILVPGQREKLMETVDSIFNGKLNILVNNAGSMTPKTILEYTCEDMATIMGTNFESGYHLCQLAHPLLKESGYGSIVSISSIFGLKPVPFSSIYAASKGAINQCAKNFALEWAKDNIRTNVVAPGPVVTSLLESIMKHPEAENVWGDVLSHTPISRVGEAKEISALVAFLCLPAASYITGQIIAADGGFTN; this is encoded by the exons ATGGCAGAAACAAAGTTGAGCAGCTTCAAAGATAAAAGATGGTCACTTCATGGAATGACTGCTCTAGTTACTGGTGGAACCCGAGGCATAGGCCATGCAATTGTAGAAGAGTTGGCAGAATTTGGAGCAGTTGTGCATATATGTGCAAGAAAACAACAAGAAATTGATAAATGTTTGGAAGAGTGGAAAGCCAAAGGATTTTGCGTTACAGGGTCAGTTTGTGATATACTTGTCCCTGGCCAACGTGAAAAACTAATGGAAACTGTTGATTCGATCTTCAATGGAAAACTTAACATTCTA GTAAACAATGCTGGATCAATGACTCCTAAGACAATCCTAGAATATACTTGTGAAGATATGGCAACTATAATGGGTACTAATTTTGAGTCTGGTTACCATTTGTGTCAACTTGCACATCCACTTCTAAAAGAATCTGGGTATGGAAGCATAGTATCCATATCTTCTATTTTTGGTCTGAAACCTGTGCCCTTTTCCTCTATCTATGCAGCTTCTAAAG GAGCCATAAATCAATGCGCCAAGAACTTTGCATTGGAATGGGCAAAGGATAATATTCGAACAAATGTTGTGGCACCTGGACCTGTTGTAACATCGCTTTTGGAGTCTATTATG AAACATCCAGAAGCTGAGAATGTATGGGGTGATGTATTGTCTCATACACCAATTAGTCGAGTGGGAGAAGCTAAAGAGATATCAGCATTGGTTGCTTTTCTTTGTCTGCCAGCGGCTTCATATATCACTGGACAAATTATAGCGGCAGATGGTGGTTTCACTAATTAA